A single Muntiacus reevesi chromosome 9, mMunRee1.1, whole genome shotgun sequence DNA region contains:
- the LOC136175911 gene encoding olfactory receptor 6B9-like, with product MWKENITHVSEFVLVGFPTYPWLQVLLFLLFLITYLFVLLENVVVILTVWVTGSLHKPMYYFLGTMSFLETWYISVTVPKMLAGFLLCRNTISFSGCMTQLCFFMSLACTECVLLAAMAYDRYVAICWPLRYPVMMTTELCVQLTISSWLSGFTVSMAKVYFISQVSFCGNNILNHFFCDVSPILKLACMDSSVAEMVDFVLAIIVLVFPLSATVLSYAFIVSAILHIPSATGQRKAFSTCASHLIVVVIFYTAVIFMYVRPRAIASFNSNKLISAIYTVFTPMLNPIIYCLRNKEIKNAIRKTMASGRALFLRDSLC from the coding sequence ATGTGGAAGGAAAATATCACTCATGTTAGTGAATTTGTCCTGGTGGGCTTCCCTACTTACCCTTGGCTGCAAGttctgcttttcctcctcttcctcatcacCTACCTGTTTGTGCTGTTGGAGAATGTAGTCGTCATCCTCACTGTCTGGGTAACTGGATCCCTGCACAAGCCCATGTATTATTTTCTGGGCACCATGTCCTTTCTGGAGACCTGGTATATATCTGTCACAGTCCCCAAGATGCTGGCTGGATTCCTGCTTTGTCGCAATACCATCTCCTTCTCGGGATGCATGACCCAGCTCTGTTTCTTCATGTCACTTGCCTGTACTGAGTGTGTGCTCTTGGctgccatggcctatgaccgttaTGTGGCTATATGTTGGCCTCTTCGCTATCCGGTTATGATGACCACAGAACTTTGTGTTCAGCTAACCATCAGTTCCTGGCTGAGCGGCTTTACTGTCTCCATGGCAAAAGTATACTTCATCTCCCAAGTTTCCTTTTGTGGTAATAATATTTTGAACCATTTTTTCTGTGATGTTTCCCCCATCCTCAAACTGGCCTGCATGGACTCGTCTGTGGCAGAGATGGTAGACTTTGTGCTAGCCATCATCGTCCTTGTGTTTCCTCTCTCAGCCACCGTCCTTTCCTATGCCTTCATTGTCTCTGCCATCCTGCACATTCCTTCAGCCACTGGGCAGCGGAAGGCCTTCTCTACCTGTGCTTCTCACCTTATAGTGGTAGTCATCTTCTACACAGCCGTGATCTTCATGTATGTCCGACCTCGGGCCATTGCTTCATTCAATTCTAACAAATTGATCTCAGCCATATATACAGTCTTTACTCCCATGCTCAACCCTATCATCTACTGCCTGAGGAACAAGGAGATCAAAAATGCCATCAGAAAAACCATGGCAAGTGGCCGAGCCCTTTTCTTGAGAGATTCTCTTTGCTGA